Part of the Zea mays cultivar B73 chromosome 4, Zm-B73-REFERENCE-NAM-5.0, whole genome shotgun sequence genome is shown below.
TTTCACGTAGATTGGATAGAGCTGCATTCGAAAGCAGCCAATGCAAAAGTGGTGGTGAATGACACACTGAACGCTTTATTCTATGGAGATGATATTGTATTCTGATGAGCTAGAGAGTGAGAAGATATGTCATCCACACTTTATTCTTACAATGGTGTGTTATCCGTGTGTTAATTACAAACTTAATTCCCATGGCTTACATatatataaaatatgaaacatgtATGTCTTTTTTTACATTAAATTTATTCCAAACGTGTACTCATATGTAACTGCTAAAGTTTCTATAAAGTTTCTAGAGGTTACAATTCAAGAAAAATGTACAAAATTTAATTCTTTAATTTTTTTTAATATTGTCGAAGGCAGTGATTTACATTTAGGCGTGTTTGGCATGGCTTTGGAACAAAACTCCAAGCAGGATCTGGCTAGAGCCTGCCAAACACCATAGCTTAAGAGTTGCAAATTCTATAGAGTTTTCAGAGCCACGGTACAAATTTTTTGAGTACCTGTTTTGCTGCTGCTCTGAAATTTCTAAAAAAACAACCTAAACATGGAGTCTGGAGTTATTTATCCGCCACTGGTTACGAGAAACCAATCAAAACTCTCTAGAGCAGAGCTGCTCCACCCAGAGTTTTGAAATAGAGCTGCTCTAGAGTGGAGCAGAGCCTTGCCAAACACGTCCTTAAACCAAAAGTAAACACACAATAAAAAATATATTATGGTTTTTCTTGTTTTGGCAACATACAATTTGTACTCTCTCTTTTGTACTATAAGATATTTTGGCTTTTCTAAATACATAGTTTTAATAGATGTTGGAGGCCTTCTTCTATCGAAGGTCCTCAAACCACGAACTCAATAATTGTTGTCTACCTTGTTCTATATGTTGTGGGGCTAATGTCGAAGGTAAGCTTCGGCCAAATCTACCGACGCACATGAACTCTAAGGAGAAGAAGCTTCGGGCAAACACTATGTACGCATACTCCATGAAGCTAAATAAAATCACAAGAAACTTTCGAAGCCCAAAAGTTCAGGACGTGAGAAGGAAAGGACAACATTGTCATCGGTATGTATGATAGTTTAAATGTATATGTTATAGGACAGAGTTGTAAATTCGCTAAAGTTGTACTCTGcgactataaatagatgaacagtggcaTGCATTAGTTACATGATTTTTTCCTTTCCTCAATTGGAATCAGGCCCACTGCTCTTCATACGAAGTTGTATCTTTCTCTCTTTCTCCTTATTATAAGGTACTTATGTAGACCTTTGATTAATAAAGAAAGAGGAAACCTTACATAACATTGTTCTCTATATATTTAAATTGTATGATTGTTGAGTGTACCTTGGTTCAACATCATTTATGTTTCTGTTTTAAATACTTCATTTGTTTATCTATCCCTTCATCTTTTCCTTGCGTATCAAGCTTCTCTCTGGAGATGATAGAACAACATGGTGAAAATGAAGCTCAATTTCACTATGTTGCCTTGATTTGTAATACTTTCAGGGGATTAAAATCAAATGTCAACAATACATGTATGTATAGTGTATATATCTTATAATTTGGAAAACGGGAATAAGGAGGAGCGTTCGTGAATTGAATAAAAATGAAGCAAGTTTGTACGCGTTGGCAAAATCTAGAAAATGTGCATTTCGCTACAATTTTATTCCTTACGAACAATAGTACTGCTCCAAGTCAATTGTTTGAGAAAACAAAACACATTAAAGCTTGAGCTTTAAATGGTCAGAGTTCATGGACCTAAATGCAAATCTGAAGGAAAAAATAGAGTGAAAAAGGAAAGGAGAGGGCACCAGTTCCACGCTGCTCCACCTCCGGTCAAATCCCCGGGCGCAAACGTGCAAGATGTGCTTTGTTCTCTCGCTTTCCAATTAGCCAACACGTCTCGCGAGAAAAcggatacacacacacacacccgtTGTCGGTCCCCTCCTCTCCCATATAAAGGCTCGGGAGCCTCCTTCACCTCCAGCTCTAACTGCCAAACTCCGACCTCGCTCTCTGACGTCGTCGTCTCTCCTTATTTGGATCTCTCTCCCAGAGCTCACAACAAATCAACCGTGTGCAGCTGCTGCAGAACCAGAGAAGCTGCACCCTATCGATCGATCAGCAGCAGCTAGCAATGGCGGTACACCTCCCGGTACCTCAGCCTTCTTCTGGCCTATGCGCGAAACCCCAGCAGCAGCGGGGCAATGCCTCcaccgcggcggcggcggtggccacgCCGCCCTCCACATTCGCTCCGCAGACCACACGGCTGTCGGCTCCGACCATCGCGCTGAACATCAGACACACGACGACGCCGGCAGCGCCGCCGGTCGTCGTCATGACCGAGAGAGTGGCGAAGAAGCAGAACGAGGAGACGACGGCGACGCTGGCGAGCATGTGGCGGGAGATTCAGGGCGCCCGCGACTGGGCCGGCCTGGTGGAGCCGCTGCACCCGCTCCTCCGCGCCGAGATCGTCCGGTACGGCGAGCTCGTAGCCGCCACGTACAAGGCGTTCGACCTCGACGCGTGCTCCAAGCGCTACCTCAACTGCAAGTACGGCAAGGCCAGGATGCTCGAGGCCGTCGGCATGGCCGGCGCCGGGTACGACGTCACCAGGTACATCTACGCCGCGCCGGACATCGCGCTCCCCGGCGCGGCCGGGCCGTGCCCGAGCCGGTGGATCGGGTACGTGGCGGTCGCGTCCGACGAGACGGCGCGCCGGCTCGGGCGCCGCGACGTCGTCGTCTCCTTCCGCGGCACGGTCACCGGTTCCGAGTGGGTGGCCAACATGATGAGCTCCCTCGAGCAGGCCAGGTTCGATCCGGCGGACCCGCGCCCCGACGTGAAGGTCGAGTCGGGCTTCCTCTCCGTCTACACCTCCGACGACGCCACCTGCCGCTTCACCTACGGCAGCTGCCGAAACCAGCTGCTTTCCGAGGTCACTCGCCTCATCAGCAAATACAAACACGAGGAGATGAGCATCACGCTGGCCGGCCACAGCATGGGCAGCTCCCTCGCCCTCCTCTTGGGCTACGACCTTGCCGAGCTCGGTCTCAACTGCGACGGTTGCGGCGACACCGTGCCGATCACCGTCTACTCCTTTGCTGGCCCGAGGGTTGGCAACACTGGGTTCAAGAATCGGTGTGATGAGCTCGGGGTGAAGGTGCTAAGGGTGGTAAATGTCAATGACCCTATCACCAAGTTGCCCGGCATCTTCTTGAACGAGAACTTCTTCGGGGCCGGCAGGTTGGAGCTTCCATGGAGCTGTGCCTGTTACACGCATGTCGGTGTCGAGCTTGCCCTGGATTTCTTCAAGGCGAGAGATCCTGCTTGTGTGCATGACCTAGAGGCCTATATAGGGTTGCTCAAGTGCCCTAACAAGGTTGCAGTGGTGAAAAACGACGGGGAGCATGTTTTGAGCAAGGCAATGAAGTTTGTGCTTCAACACAGTTTTGATACTTGGAGATGGCAAATGGCCGCAATCCAAGTTGGTGAGTTAGTGCAAGCCATTGGGTTGTAGATTGATTGATACAGGGGTCCAATTTCATTCCCATTTTTTGTGGGGGATATGAAACATAGATGCCCTTGTAAATTCATTCATCTTGTCGGTAAAACGAGGTAGAGAAGAGTGGAAATTAAGGGGGGAAACTCGGAATTGTACATGAAAGGTAACAAAAACAATCAAAAGAAATACTGATCATAGTTAATACATATACTCGGAATTGCTAATTTCTAGCCATCACAAATTGTTTAAACAGCATTCTAGTATAACGAAGCTTTGTACTGTTGGTCCTACTACGCCTATTTTCACTCGCATAAGATCATGAAATTCACGAACTTCACAGGTGCCTTCTTAAACTGTGGCAGTGTTAACCTATTTATACACTTGGGACTTGTTTAAGCCAGCCACCAGGGGTAAAATATATTTGCACTAGCGCCAGTGTAAAAGCATTTTTAGAGGTGGTTGGTTTAAGCCAACCACTGATATAAGTTCTTTTACACTGGCATATTATTTAAAGGTTTGTAAAGGACCGGTGAGATCATCAGAGGGGGTGAGAGAGTCAATCAAATTTTGCGGCTAAAAACTGAATTTGATCGCTTCACTTCAATCGAGATGAAGAATGTGTTCGCAGTTTGCCTCTGGAAATTGGTTTCTAGAGGTAATTTAGTTGCATAACCGCTAAATAGTTATCTTTAAAAAAATTATTGCCACATATTTTCCGCCAGAGGAGGCAATTCCATTTAAAATTCGAATAAACCAAACATACATCACAAGCAATTATGTTTCCATGCATGACAAAAACAATATTTACTTCGTTCTACCATAAGCATCAAACGAAGTATATACAGCAAAGTTTTCAACTCATAAGTTCTTATCTAATAACCATTTTTTATTTAATTCTAGCCAAGAAAAATCTACAAAATCTCGTTACATTCGTTGAGCTAATATAGAGGTATTATAATTGTATTTTCCTTTAAAGTGAATTATTTCTCTCCTGATAAACCTGCACATGTCCTTGCATATGTTCATGAGTTTCTATTGAGGTATTTTTTTCTGTTAGACGCCACTTGTATACCTACAAACTAAATTTACAGTCATCATATATTTACGAGTGATCAATACATTTGCATCAATGATGCCAAAACATCACATATGATCTCACACCTGGTTTTTTCGACAAAACCGAATGTCCACTGTAAATGCAATCGGATCGAGAATCACATATATAGCTACTTCATGCAGCAGATTATACCAAAACACATGATTTATTAATATTGTAACCAAGCATTTGTTATATAACCACGATATCATATGTCAATCCACCAGTAGACTCTCTGTAGTCGACTTGTTGATCACAGAAACTCATCATAATACTAGAACTCTTGGGTCTACACATAGTTGAGCTACAGATAGAAAATTGAAGTTTAGAGATTCAACTAAAAgtacatttgatatggaatggtcatttaaaatagcaattttacccaaaccttaaaccTTTCCATTGCGGTTATCTCCAAAAGTGATGCTATCATAATTTGAACAACCTTCCTaactcatttgggtgaacatcCTCATATCCCCGGTCATATGTTGAGTAcaaccactatccaacacccaatgatttccTCCGCCTTGtaatttacctacaaaaggaaatcaatctcttttaggtacccaaatttgtttgggtccttggatgttagtgaccaaggtctttggcacccaaatggcTTTCTTTTTGGTACCAACAATTGAAGTGCCAACAaacttagcatgaacaccttttgcattatgtgaAAGAACATAGCAATGATCAAAACAAGATGAGGATACATTATTGGATTTGAGACAATTCTTCTTGacatgtcccttcttgtgacacttgtgacacactttgtcacattctttcacaaacatggTCTTTTGCTTCACAaaggcattctttcctttcttaggAACATACCCATGACCCTCATGATTAGTGAGCACCGTTGTCTTCCCAATATAAAATCCAACTTAGCCTTTCCACCATAGGccttttctaagtcatgagttagaGCATTTACTTTCCCTGCCAAGGCTTCATTCTAACCAATTATTTGTGATTCATCAAAACCAAAATTATCATTCACAAGAgagattttgcatttatcacaaataaaaCTAGTAGGTTGTGGTTCACTTGTAGAACTATCAAGAAAGTCACAAGTGATTCCAACATCCtcggtgaccaccacaacttcatgcacaagaGATGAGTTTTGAGCCTCCACAAGCTTCTCACAACTCTCTTTTAGATTGTTGTGGGAGGTCTTGAGCTACTCAAAAGACACTTGAAGGTTTTTGTATAATTTCTTCAAGGtcctaaatttttctttttctttgtgcatgtagtcatcggcctcaccaaacattctaacaagatcatcatatgaatatccATCATCATCAATATCATCATCTAGAACATTTAAATTGgttatgatttttaccttagcatcaccttttgccatgagacaatgaggagatgagagAAGTGAAGGAGCCTCCTTAATAGCGATTCTGACATTTAGTTTGGATGAGGAattatcatcatcatccgagctagcaTCCGAATCCCATTCAACTAGATAGGTTTTGCCATCCTTCTTGTGATAgaacttcttcttcttttttatcaTCTCCATCCTTGCCCTTgttcttcttgcttggacaattcatggcaatgtgaccgggtttcccgcactcaaaacattttctatcattaaaagcatttcttcttgatgtttggccCCTTCTAGGTTGACCCTTCTTCTTCCTcatgaatttgttgaatttcATCACAAAGAGAGCCAACTCTCATCACTTTCACTTCCATTTTCTTCATCTTCACTTTCTTTCTTTTCAATTGCCTTGGaagctttagctttgagagcTATTGATTCACCTTTCACTTTCTTAGCCAAACtcatagtgtcacacccggttttggaaggtaaaccgaatacgaaccatgtacgtgccaggatcagaactcatgtacacagtgtttacataattggacatcatcacacaatgctcgaattaaataacggaaaggtacttaattacatcaagatgtctgagacatccatatagtctAATACATAGTCATAGGGTTCAacaataatatcaaagtgcggagtaacgataagcctacacaggcagctgactaggggtttgccactaaagtaaactagaactcatcgtagtcctggaactcctcaaagtcctccatgttaccagcttcacctcctgagcactgagtatagtggggacaacctggggtgggggtggtttgtaaagcaagggtgagtacacatcaacgtactcagcaaatgtcctgtttggctaaagtggactagctgtatgtggagttaaggttaagcagttgcttttatttggtcaagttttattatatAAATAGAGCAAAATTTTAGTAATAGacctagttattacccagaagtactccctccaagaggaaataccagaaatcagatttataaccatcattgctaatcatcatcataaaagtaatcaaagttcttctaatcaaagaggatcccaacgctgctcttaaccgtgagcacggctaatataccagtttctaacactctgcagaggttgcacactttacccacaagccgtgattcccgttctgctcggggttctagcctccccattgatcactactaaggtgacctagcagggtctcaccacgtagcctttacaaagatttcccagaggccatagtcgcccgttaggtttctccagtttgataaacacagtacatctccc
Proteins encoded:
- the LOC100382214 gene encoding Phospholipase A1 EG1, chloroplastic/mitochondrial-like, with the translated sequence MAVHLPVPQPSSGLCAKPQQQRGNASTAAAAVATPPSTFAPQTTRLSAPTIALNIRHTTTPAAPPVVVMTERVAKKQNEETTATLASMWREIQGARDWAGLVEPLHPLLRAEIVRYGELVAATYKAFDLDACSKRYLNCKYGKARMLEAVGMAGAGYDVTRYIYAAPDIALPGAAGPCPSRWIGYVAVASDETARRLGRRDVVVSFRGTVTGSEWVANMMSSLEQARFDPADPRPDVKVESGFLSVYTSDDATCRFTYGSCRNQLLSEVTRLISKYKHEEMSITLAGHSMGSSLALLLGYDLAELGLNCDGCGDTVPITVYSFAGPRVGNTGFKNRCDELGVKVLRVVNVNDPITKLPGIFLNENFFGAGRLELPWSCACYTHVGVELALDFFKARDPACVHDLEAYIGLLKCPNKVAVVKNDGEHVLSKAMKFVLQHSFDTWRWQMAAIQVGELVQAIGL